The following coding sequences lie in one Sesamum indicum cultivar Zhongzhi No. 13 linkage group LG9, S_indicum_v1.0, whole genome shotgun sequence genomic window:
- the LOC105170901 gene encoding uncharacterized protein LOC105170901, giving the protein MDIPTRLCKTLLISSVVLYLAFISLSNRYPNCPPSHFLTPTFLEISSPSSSLSPTSNTTRQSTSNPAYPPTVLSHLAFGIVGSEDAWHHRRAYIESWWRPNATHGLLFLDQPPSENLLPWSRESPPYRISRDLRTFLNKSDVTPQRIANGIAEVFRQVDHANLRWLVMGDDDSIFFLDNLVEILQRYDHTKYYYIGARSEFVLSNFLFSFSQGFGGAGFILSYPLAKDLVRDMDNCLMRYSHVVAADQTTMSCIADMGVNLTPLEGFHQIDLRGDISGLLSSHPKVPLLSLHHFDMVEPIFPTMDRSQSTRHLMMAANADQSRMLQQTVCHDRRRNWSFSISWGYSAHIYERIMPRSFLQYPIETFQAWLPAPGPPFYMFNTRLPSTDPCEAPHVFFLDTVKRKADDILTVYRRAWPRGMPTCFFAGNHSADYIHKIRVTSPAKKRLEIHRSECCDIVGVVGNKADVKFRECMDKEIMA; this is encoded by the exons ATGGACATCCCTACTCGCCTATGCAAAACCCTCTTGATTTCTAGCGTAGTGCTCTACTTGGCCTTCATTTCCCTCTCCAATCGTTACCCGAATTGCCCTCCTTCGCACTTCCTCACCCCGACCTTTCTCGAAATCTCATCACCGTCGTCGTCGTTGTCTCCTACGTCCAACACCACCCGCCAATCCACATCGAACCCCGCCTACCCGCCCACTGTCCTCAGCCACCTGGCATTCGGCATCGTCGGCTCCGAGGACGCCTGGCACCACCGCCGAGCGTACATAGAATCCTGGTGGCGCCCGAACGCTACCCACGGGCTTCTGTTCCTGGACCAACCGCCGTCGGAGAATCTCCTCCCCTGGTCCCGGGAGTCTCCTCCCTACAGGATATCCCGCGATCTGAGGACGTTTCTGAACAAAAGCGACGTGACGCCGCAGCGGATCGCGAATGGGATCGCGGAGGTTTTCCGGCAGGTGGACCATGCGAATCTGCGGTGGTTGGTTATGGGCGACGACGATTCGATCTTCTTTCTGGATAATCTGGTTGAGATTCTCCAGCGGTACGATCACACCAAGTATTACTACATTGGGGCGCGGTCGGAGTTTGTGTTGTCGAATTTCTTGTTCTCGTTCAGCCAAGGGTTTGGAGGGGCAGGATTCATTCTGAGTTACCCTTTGGCGAAGGATCTGGTGAGAGATATGGATAATTGTTTGATGAGATACAGCCATGTGGTTGCTGCTGATCAGACCACCATGTCTTGTATTGCTGATATGGGAGTGAACCTTACTCCTCTTGAGGGGTTTCACCAG aTTGATCTGCGCGGCGACATATCAGGTCTTCTATCATCCCACCCTAAAGTCCCACTCTTGTCCCTTCACCATTTCGACATGGTAGAGCCCATATTCCCCACCATGGACCGTTCCCAGTCCACGCGACACCTAATGATGGCGGCGAACGCCGACCAGTCCCGGATGCTCCAGCAAACCGTCTGCCACGACAGGCGGCGCAACTGGTCTTTCTCCATTTCTTGGGGCTATTCTGCTCACATATACGAAAGGATTATGCCTCGGAGCTTTCTGCAGTACCCTATTGAGACCTTCCAGGCATGGTTGCCGGCGCCTGGGCCCCCGTTTTACATGTTCAACACACGCCTCCCCTCCACCGACCCCTGTGAAGCCCCGCATGTATTCTTCCTTGACACAGTAAAGCGTAAGGCCGATGACATACTGACAGTTTACCGCCGGGCGTGGCCGCGTGGTATGCCGACTTGTTTCTTTGCCGGGAATCATTCCGCCGATTACATTCACAAAATTCGAGTAACTTCACCGGCCAAAAAGCGATTGGAG ATTCATAGAAGTGAATGCTGTGACATCGTAGGAGTAGTGGGGAACAAGGCCGACGTTAAGTTCAGAGAGTGCATGGACAAGGAGATCATGgcttaa